A window from Planococcus maritimus encodes these proteins:
- a CDS encoding NUDIX hydrolase produces MEMANWKGAAGVCVNERDEILLVLMKAPEEDSKWSVPASGIEAGETLEQCCEREFEEVTGLTVKAGELLKTRDGNYEDAAVSFDLHYFQVAVAGGELVIPKGDFLIEDIAWKSVEDIEKLELAYPDDLELFKKLVGARP; encoded by the coding sequence ATGGAAATGGCGAATTGGAAAGGCGCAGCTGGCGTCTGTGTAAATGAGCGTGATGAAATTTTATTGGTGCTGATGAAAGCACCGGAAGAAGACAGCAAATGGTCGGTTCCGGCAAGCGGCATAGAAGCTGGCGAAACACTCGAACAATGTTGTGAACGGGAATTTGAGGAAGTAACGGGACTGACGGTCAAAGCAGGCGAACTCTTGAAAACACGGGATGGCAATTACGAAGATGCTGCCGTGTCCTTTGATTTGCATTATTTCCAGGTCGCTGTAGCAGGCGGTGAATTGGTGATTCCAAAAGGTGATTTTTTGATTGAGGACATTGCTTGGAAATCGGTGGAAGACATCGAAAAATTGGAACTGGCTTATCCGGATGATTTGGAGCTTTTCAAAAAACTTGTGGGCGCACGGCCTTAG
- a CDS encoding magnesium transporter CorA family protein, whose protein sequence is MTRHQFKDAVWQEENVLEAADFRQLLTENPRLQQWIDQSNKLTVNLLHADTSQLGKEILWGSLIYKQSRLARDAQDVFHFYVSAELLVTSTLDFEEDSDMPRHLMIQQMDTAESPIEVMMILLGGMVGSVLHKIDRFEERLHHLLWNIKEHNNRKTLESIEEVRHEILLWKHLIMGFREIIMAVEETFGENVWDRREYKRTSKRIDRCVMLVESYEDEINNMVDMENVVANYRGNEIVKTLTVLTTLFTPVMAWGALWGMNFQAMPELDWSFGYVAAILVIVASTFLLYLYFKQKGWTGDILRSAVSKDKRKQRQD, encoded by the coding sequence ATGACGAGACATCAATTTAAAGATGCAGTGTGGCAAGAAGAAAACGTGCTGGAGGCAGCGGATTTCCGCCAATTGCTCACAGAAAATCCGCGGCTGCAGCAATGGATCGATCAATCGAATAAATTGACCGTCAATCTACTGCATGCCGACACTTCTCAGCTCGGCAAGGAAATCTTATGGGGTTCATTGATTTACAAGCAAAGCCGCCTGGCCCGGGATGCCCAGGACGTCTTTCATTTTTATGTATCGGCAGAGCTATTGGTGACCAGCACGCTTGATTTCGAAGAAGACTCAGACATGCCAAGGCATTTGATGATCCAACAGATGGACACTGCAGAATCGCCAATCGAAGTGATGATGATTTTACTTGGAGGCATGGTGGGTTCGGTGTTGCATAAAATTGACCGTTTTGAGGAGCGGCTCCATCACTTGCTATGGAATATCAAAGAACATAACAACCGCAAAACCTTGGAAAGCATCGAAGAAGTGCGCCATGAAATCTTATTATGGAAGCATTTGATCATGGGATTTCGTGAAATTATCATGGCAGTAGAGGAAACTTTTGGTGAAAACGTCTGGGATCGAAGAGAATACAAGCGGACATCCAAACGAATCGATCGCTGTGTCATGCTTGTTGAATCCTACGAAGACGAAATTAACAATATGGTCGATATGGAAAATGTCGTCGCTAATTACCGGGGCAATGAAATCGTCAAAACACTCACCGTTTTGACCACTTTGTTTACACCGGTCATGGCGTGGGGCGCTTTATGGGGGATGAATTTCCAGGCCATGCCAGAGCTCGATTGGAGTTTTGGCTATGTGGCAGCTATATTGGTTATTGTCGCCTCTACGTTCTTATTGTATTTGTATTTCAAGCAAAAAGGATGGACAGGCGATATTCTCCGGTCTGCCGTTAGCAAGGATAAACGAAAACAAAGGCAGGACTGA